The genomic interval TCTTTAAATAATCAGTTAATACTCTAACATGTCTTTCATTTTGAGCTACTGGACTATATATTCCTTCTTTTCTATAAACTTTTCCTTCTTTATTTTTAAAATATCTTATAAATTCTCCTGACTCATTTACAGTTATATCTCCACTTAAGGCCTTAGTTTCTAAGACTAAAATAAAACTTTTAGTTATTAGAATATAATCCATTTGGGCAACTGATTCCCCATCCTCTATCCTAATATCATGTAAAGCTAACATTGGTATATAGGAATTTTTTATTTCATAACTAACATTTTTTTCTCCCTCAATACCATAAGTTAAGTACATAATATCTCTATCTATTAATTTCTTTTTCTCACTATAAACTTTTCCACTAAGAATTTTTAAATCTTCTAATTGTTTATTATTCTCATTGAATTCTTTAAGCCATGTAGGGCCCTTTATAGAAGAAATTCCGAAAATAATTTCTTTTAACATTTATATACTACCTCCTATTAACATTTCATTCATATTGTAGCATATTTTGTAACTTTTTGTTAACACTGTATTTTTAAGCTAAAATCATAAAATTAAAAAGTGTTAGAAACATTTAAAAATAATTGCTTCTAACACTCTTCCTTAATTATTAAAAATTACTTATTTAATGTTTTTACTGATACTTCACCTGAATTTAAGTATTCTATTTCACCATTTTCATACTTAACAACTAAAGCTCCCTCATCAGTAATATCAATAGCCAATCCTTTATTCAGCTTATTGTTCTTTAAAAAACTTACTTCTTTTCCTAATACTAAAGATAAAATTCTATACTCTGTCATTATGCTTTTATCCTCTAGATTTTCACATAATTCAAAAAGTTCATTTAAAATCTCAGCAACTAACTGATTTCTAGTAATAGTTGGCTTTTCTCCTCCAAATATTGATCCTGCAATATTTTTTATATCTTCAGGGAAATCCTTTGAATCAGTTTTAAAATTTACCCCAATTCCAACAACAACATTCTCAACTCTTCCACTCTCAAAGTTTCCTGTTGCCTCTGTTAATATGCCGCAAATTTTTTTATCATCTAAAAATATATCATTAACCCACTTTATTTTAGGTCTTTTTTTAGTTAATGTTTCTATTGCCCTACAAACAGATATGGCTGCTGAGGTTGTTATATGTATGGCCTTTGAAAGTTCTATGTTAGGTCTTAAAATAACACTCATATATATCCCTTTGTTAGAAGGTGAAAAGAACTTTCTTTGAAATCTCCCCCTACCTGCTGTTTGTTCCTCTGCAATTAATATGGTTCCATGTGGTATATCATTATCCATTAAAAGCTTCTTAGCTTCTTGATTAGTTGAATCTATAGTTTTATACACCCTTATATAGTTTTCACGGTATTTAGGATTTAAAAATATTTTTATTCCCTCTGCTGATATTAAGTCATTATCCTTTGTTAATTGATATCCTCTATTGGTAACAGCAGAAATATTGTAGCCCTCTCCCCTTAAGGATTTTATAGCCTTCCATATAGCTGCCCTAGAAACTGATAAATGTTTAGCCAATTCTTCTCCTGATATACTTCTCTCCCTATTTTCTTCTAGAATCTTAAGTACTGACTCTTTAACCGACATTTAACTAGCCCCCTAATTTATTTCTATTATTCATATTAAAATTACTTTTCTTTAATTAATACTCTCCTTGATTATATTTTTTATGCCTATTATTGACAACCTTTTTTAATATTTAAGTCTACAATATAAATCTCAAAATAATTTTCTATATAAAAAAAGGCTAGCAACTTTTAATGTTACTAACCTTTCCATAAAAATTATTTAAATTCTATTGCTCTAATTTCTTTTAATGATTTTAAAACATCCTCATTAATATTTCCTTGTGCTTCTTCTAAGATAGCATAAATATTTCTAGCCTTTTCTAAGATGTTTTTTATGTTTTCATTTACTTCGTATTTTTTATAAACTGCAACAAAATCAAAAATTATTGCCAATGCTCTCTTTAAATTATCTCTTAAATTGTCTTTAAACCCTGGTGTTCCTAAAACATATTCATTTGAAAACACTTTAGGTTCCTCTAAGTATATATTTAATTTTTCTTTTACTAAAGACACAGCATTTAAATAATCATCATTACAAGTTGAAATTAAACCCTCATTAATTTTTATGTCTTTTTCCATTTAAATCATCTCCTTAACTCTTTCATTAGTTCTTTAAAGATAATTAATTATAGTGTTTGTGTGGTTTTTTTATTTATATAAAAAATTTTGGATTCTAATTGATAAAGTACTAAAAATAATAAATATTTATTCTCAGTAATATGATTATATCCTACAAAAAGAAAAAAGAAAATAATTTTCCAATTTTCATTTAAATTTTTCTTAACAATAAGAAATTTACTCTTTATTATTTAAGCTTATTTTTTTATTTTCATGTATAATTTAAATAAAAAAACTTAGGTGGTGTTTAAGGTGAATTATATTGAAGATATAAAAAATTATATTCCTTTTAACGAACA from Clostridium perfringens carries:
- a CDS encoding biotin--[acetyl-CoA-carboxylase] ligase, which translates into the protein MSVKESVLKILEENRERSISGEELAKHLSVSRAAIWKAIKSLRGEGYNISAVTNRGYQLTKDNDLISAEGIKIFLNPKYRENYIRVYKTIDSTNQEAKKLLMDNDIPHGTILIAEEQTAGRGRFQRKFFSPSNKGIYMSVILRPNIELSKAIHITTSAAISVCRAIETLTKKRPKIKWVNDIFLDDKKICGILTEATGNFESGRVENVVVGIGVNFKTDSKDFPEDIKNIAGSIFGGEKPTITRNQLVAEILNELFELCENLEDKSIMTEYRILSLVLGKEVSFLKNNKLNKGLAIDITDEGALVVKYENGEIEYLNSGEVSVKTLNK